One Phycisphaerae bacterium genomic window, CGCCTGAGACGAAAATTGTCGGAACATTGACGCGCACCGAAGCCATAAGCATACCGGGGATAACCTTGTCGCAATTCGGGATACAGATAAGGCCGTCGAAGCAGTGGGCACGAACCATCGATTCGACCGAATCGGCGATAATCTCGCGTGAAGCGAGGGAGTATTTCATACCGGTATGCCCCATTGCGATGCCGTCGCAGATGGCGATAGTGTTAAATTCGAAAGGAATACCGCCTGCGGCGCGGACAGCGGCTTTAACTTTTTGCGCCACGATATTAAGGTGTATATGGCCGGGAACGACTTCGCAAAAGCTGTTTGCGATGCCGATAAACGGCTTATTCATATCCGAATCTTTGAGGCCACAGGCCCTTAAAAGCGCCCTGTGAGGTGCACGCTGAAAACCTTTTTTAATCATATCGCTTTTCATAGGTATTTGCTCCTGAATAAGTTACAAAAAGTAAGAAAATTACTTAAACAGGTATTATAAACCCTGGCCTCGGATAAATAAATGGCCAAAGTGAAAAATTTATTTTTCCGAAAAAAATTGCTACATAAATTATAGTTGTTATAATTCTGGTTTGTTTCTAAATGGATTAACTATCTGGTCTGATTGATTTTAGGAGAAAATTATGAAAGTGGAAAAACTTTGTGCTGTTATCTGCATTTCTTTAGCGATTGTTATTGGCGGCTGCGTTCCGACCGCCCAGATGAAACTCAGCCTTGCGCCGCAGAGCGAAACAGTATATAAAGTTACTATGGAAACGAGCAAGGATTATTCGTTTGTTCAGCCTTCCATAAACAAGACTAAAGAGCGCCATACGGTCGGCAAAGTCGAAATGGTCTTCGCTCAAAAGATTGAATCTGTCGACGGACAGGGCAGCGCGATAGCGGATATTAGCGTAAAACAACTGAAGTATCTCTCGCAGAATCCGGAAGGCAAGTCGGTAGAGTTTGACAGTGAAAACGAGCAGGGCAAAGCAGACCCGCTCGCCAAACTTGTCGGCGTTAGCTATAAAATCAAAATTACGCCGAAGGGAAGCGTCGAGGTCGTCGATGTGGCCGCTGCGAGGGGGATTTTGAAAAGCGGTTCGGCCGGGAAAGTAGCCGAGCGTCTGTTCAGCGATGAGGAAATAGCAAGACGCCATCAGGTTATGGCCCTGTTCGATGCCAAGGGTCCATGCAAGAAGGGCGACAAATGGAGTTCACTGGCGGCTTCTCCGGGCGGGATGCTCAAACCGAAAACCTTTGAAAAGATTTATACTGTAACCGACGTAAAACAGCAGAACAAGCAAACAACGGCAGTGGTAACTATGAATGCCGTTCCAAGTTCGAAACGATCGGAAGAGCTTGCGGGAAAAGAGCCTGCAATGGGTTTCTTTGCCAATATGTTCGATGAGAAAGACGAGTATACCGGCAAAATGGTCGTCAATTTGACTACCGGCGTAATCAGCAGTTATCAGGAAACTTTAAAGGCACAGTGGCTTGCGGCGGAATCTCCCGATGACCAGAAAAGCGATAAAGGGCCTGACCAGTTAACAATGGGATTTACGAGTATTTATAGTATCGAGAAAGTTGACTGAGTATAACCAAATGTAACCAAGGGATTGAGTTGACAGGATAAATTATGAAAAAATGGATTTTTGCAGGATTATTTCTGGCGACAGGTATTTTTTATTTTGTCGGATGCCAGGAACAGCAGGCTTCGACTAAATCTGTAAAGTCAAAATCGGCCGGCAAGCGGGCAAGTGTTAAAGGTCCGCTGCTCTTAACCGTTGATTTTAATTCCGCTACGGAGTTGAAGTATGATTTTGTCAGCGAAAGACAGATTTCCATTAATCTTGACCCGTCGGGCCGATATTCCAAAGGGGGCAAAAGCAGCCAGACTCAGAATACGACTGAAAAACTCGAGATGCAAATTACCTATAAGGCGCTGCAGATAGACCCTTACGGGTATTCGACAATCGAGGCAAAGTGCAATTCGGCAAAGGTTACAAGAACTTCGTCGAACAGCAGAGGCCAGGAAAGGGCCGACGCAGTCGAATCCCTTGCAGGCAAAACTTTTACGCTGAAAATTACTCCGACCGGCAAAATCGCCGATTATTCAAGTCTCGGTTCAATCGTTAAAGAACTTGGCGATAAGGCCTTTGGAGGCGATCCAAAAAGGGGCAGAGTGAAAAGTTCCGATATGATTATGGATTTTATCGCAACGCAGTGGGGCATCTGGGATACCATAGCGAGCATAGAAAATCCTGTGAAAGGTCTGAAAAAAGGACAACGATGGGAATCGCAGCTTCTTGCTCCAATGCCGTTTGTCTCGAAAATCGGCAGAAATGTCGAATACGAGCTGGCAGGGGTTGTTAAGACCGACAATATTTCTTATGCCGAGATAACAAGTAGTTACAGTCTTGGGTCGCCGCCGGCGGATGTGCCAATGCCTTACACCGGTTCGTTCCAGATGAGAGGAATGTTCGGCTTCCTTCAGGGTTATAAAGTGCTTTCCATCGAAGGCAGCGGCAAACAGCTTTACGATATCGAAAGAGGTCTGGTTAAAAGCGATACACAGCAATATAAGGCAAAAGTCAGCGCCTCTATTATGGGCTTAGGCAACGATGCGCTTGAGCCGAATATAGAAGTCAACCAGATAATTACTATGACGCTTGTGGAATAAAGCCGGAGGGAGGCCCAATTGGAAAGAAATAATCTTTGGGCGCCGTGGAGGATTGGATATATTCAGGGCTTGAGCGAAAAACACGACTGCTTTATCTGCCATAATGTAAAACATCCGCAGCAGGATGGAGAAAATTTTGTATTATGGCGGACCAGTAACAGCCTTGTAATGCTCAATAAGTTTCCCTACAACAACGGTCATCTGCTTTTAGCTCCTGTCAGACATATAGCCGGTCTCGACGAACTCAATGACGGCGAATTGCCGGAGATTACAAAACTTATCGTCGCCTCTCAGAAGGTTTTAACGGCCGCGATAAAGCCGCACGGTTTTAATGTCGGTATGAACTTCGGCAGATGCGCAGGGGCGGGTCTTCCCGGCCATTTGCATATCCATATCGTTCCGCGATGGGACGGCGACACCAATTTTATGGATACTTGTGCCGGTACTGATGTTATTAGCCAGGGGATGAAAGATTTATACAAGCAGCTTAAAAATGCAAGCGGCGAAAATAATCTTCCGGGGTTTTGATTATGTCTGAGTTTATTCAATTATACGCCGTAACCGAAACAAACAGCAAGGGCAGAAGATTTAAAGAGCCTGCTCACGCCTACCGAATGCCTTTCGAACGCGACAGGGACAGAATAATTCACACATCTGCGTTTCGACGGCTGGAAGGCAAAACACAGGTATTTATGCCGCAGACAAACGACCAGTACCGTACACGTCTTACGCATAGTATCGAAGTTTCGCAGATAGGCAGGACAATAGCAAAATCGCTCGGCCTGAACGAAGCTCTTACCGAAGCGATATGTCTTGCCCACGATTTGGGACACAGTCCGTTCGGCCACAGCGGCGAAGCGGCGCTTAACGAGATTATGAAAGACTTCGGGGGGTTCGAACACAACGCCCAGACACTGCGGATTGTCGATGTGCTCGAAAGGCCCTATCCTGATTTTGTCGGGCTGAATCTGATGTACGAGACGAGACTGGGCCTTGCAAAACACAGAACTTTTTATGATAAACCGCAGGGAAACGGTTTTACGGAAAAGAACTGTTCGCTCGAAGGTCAAATCGCGGATTTATCCGACAGAATCGCCTATAACTGCCATGACCTCGAAGACGGCCTGCGTTCAAACCTGCTGAACTATAAAATGATTATGGATATTAATCTCTGCGCACAGGCTGCCGAGAGGTGCGAGGCCGAGAAAATCAGCGAAACGGTTATCAGGAACACGCGAATCGCCAAGACAATCATAGATATGCTTGTCGGCGATTGTATCGAAACGAGCCGAGGCGCGATAATGTCCGTTCATCTGGAAAATCTGCAGCAGGTACTGGACAGGGGCGAGAATTTTATAACGTTAAGCGGCGATGCGGAAAAGGGACTTGTCGAATTGGAAAAATTTCTGCATAGTAATATGTATGAAAACCCTGCCGTAAAATCCGTTTCCGGTCAGGCGGCGGGCTGGCTGGCGAAGATATTTAACAAATTCAAAAACGACCCGAGGCAATTGCCGAGGTTCTACCAGAATCTCGCAGGCGAGTTCGGCCTCGAAAGGGCAATCTGCGATTATGTGGCCGGTATGACAGACTGGTACTGTCTTGAGATTATTAAATAGCCACAGAGTTTTATTAAGATTTACGTTTTTAGCCACAGAGAAACACCTGTCTTCGTTAAAAGCTACGGCAAGGCAGGCAGAGGTCACAGAGAAAATTTAAATAAAAGGTTACGTCAATCGGTTGTGGTTGCCCCTACGGGATTAAAACGAGGCTGGTATCGGCTGTGTCAATCGTAAGGCGTCTGAAGCCGACCCAGCTAACAAAACACAACTGAAATACTATAGACTAAACGAGCATCGCAACCTAAATATAGGGAATACGAAATCAATGTATAAACCTGTGTCTTTCTCATTATGTTGTACCGTACTGTGGCTAAAAAAATATATCTTTATTATTTCTCTGAGGCTATAATAGTTTTATGAGCGTGAAAAAACTTATTCTATCCTGTTTCGGAGTCGGATTTATACCTTTCGCTCCGGGTACAATGGCCAGCTTACTGACTTTGGCGGTTTTTCTGGTTGTTCATTATTTTCTTCCGATAGATATTGTTTCTATTATTTTTCTTTTTGTCGTAATAATAGCATCGAGCGTTCTTTGCCTTCTGTTTGCAGGTCAGGCGGAGAAACTGGAGGATAAAAAAGACCCCGGCTGGATTGTAATAGATGAAGTCGCCGGCCAGTCCGTAGCTTTGTTAACGGCGGCCGTAACGAACAGGAGAGTTTTAACGGTTGCTATCGCCGCTTTTGTGCTTTTCCGGATTTTCGATATTCTCAAACCGCCGCCAATACGCGAAATTCAGCAGCTTGACGGCGGATTAGGCGTGCTTATCGACGATTTGGTTGCCGGTGTCATGGCAGGGACGATATTGTGTATACTTTCGTTCCTTTTTACATTTATCCAATAACGGATTGTAAAATCATCTTTAGTAGAGTATCATTTCATAAAATTTTAATAATCGTTAAGAGAATCCATGGCAATTGAATATTCCGCAGATTTATGCAAAAGCTTAGAGCTTCGTTTTAAGCAATTGGGTCTGTCGCGTCCGGCCCAGGCCGGCCGTTACGAACCGCAAACGGAGCTTGTTTATGATTTCGAGCCGATAGGTTCCGGCGAAAAGGTCGGAATAAAACTGGCTGTCGAGCATTTTGTCGGCGGCGGGTTCGCGGGACAGGTTTACAAGGTGAGGATTGTTGAAATCTCTCAGCCGCAGCTTTGCCCTGATTTATCAATCGGCAAAATCTGCGCGATGAAAATTCTTATTCCTCCTTCCGGCCTTAGCAGGCTGTTCCGTAATTTTCTATACTGGGTCGGTTTCGGCGGCCCGTTTCAGCTTCAGGTCAATCCCGCCGCGGCTAAATCCGGGGCGTTATGGCAGAAATTTATCCGCAGGGCGGCGAAAATAAGATTCGATGACGAAAAAAGCATTGTCGATATCTTCGGAACATTTGTCGATAGTCAGATGGGAAGCTGCGGCGAACTGAGCGAATGGATTGACGGGCGCACATGGCGGCTGGAAGTGGACGACCATATCGATTTGCTGAAAAAATGGCGCAAAGGCAGCATCGACGCTAATAAGGCTGGGTCGCCTGAATACCGCGCAAAATATATTTTTATGCATGAATTCGTAAAACTGCTGCACGAAGTCGGCGCACACGAATTCGCCCGGCAATACGAATGGACAACACTGAAGAGCCAGCCGAATTGCCTCAAGCGTCTTGATACCGGCAACGAGCCGGATAAAGGGCTTGTCGCTGTCGATTTTCGGGCGGGTCTGGCTTTGCTGCCGTTTCTGCCGATGAGTCCAGGCGATTTTAAATTAATCTGCCAGGGTATTAAGCGAGGCTCGCTCGTCCAGTTCGACAGGGGCGATTTGAATAAACTTGCAAGTTTCATCGACAGTCATAAAGAAAATTTCAGCGATATGGCGGGTCTTTATGACGGGCTTGTCAGAGCTGAGGATATTTATCGAAATTCAATTCCGGATATAACGCATAATCGTTTTCGATTGTTGTACAGCGGCAAATTATGGTCAACTATTTTCGACAGTGCGGCCCTCGGCTGGAAGGTAAGAAATATTATCGACGAAAAAGGTTTTGAGAAATTGCGGCAAAGCAAATTCAAAACTTTTATTTTCTTCCTTATAGGATTGATACCGATTCTTGGCAGGGTATTGCGGAAATTCTGGTGCCACGAAAAGTGGCGAAAACATTATATCGGCGTTTTGACAAGTTTCGGATATTTCAATAAAGCCTTAAACGGCAAAGTTATTGAATTGCTCGCGTCCTGGCACAGGGCGGGCAGGATTTCTCAGGAAAAAACAGAACTGCGTTTACGGCAGCGGTGGCGGATTTTGTATCATCTGCCGTTTCTGCTTTTGGTATTTCCGTCTCTGCACAGGCTTTTGACCGATTGGCAGTTCGCCAGGGAAAAAATTTATTATTTCACGATACGACCTGTCAGGCTGTATTTTAATGCAGAGCTTCGGAAACAGTGGCTTTGCGATATGGTCGAGCAGGGTCAGAAAAAACATATTCTTACCGATGAGGATGCAAAAACGATTCTGTCGCAGGTTGACGAACCTTTCATAGACAAATATTTAAAGAGTCTTGCCGTTCACGTTTGTACGCTGCCTGTAACGCAGATTGTCTCGGTTACGATTGCGATTATTTACTGGCTGACGCATCGGGCCGACCCGAACGCATGGGCGTATGGTTTGGGAATAATCGCGTTCTTTCAGGTGATACCGATTTCGCCCGGCTCCATTGCACGCGGTTCGTATGTAGTTTATATGGTTATAAAAGACAAGAGTTTCAGGGACTACAATATCGCGGTCTTTTTGGGCTTTATGAAATATGTCGGGTATCTTGCCTTTCCGATACAGATGACTTACCGTTATCCGGCACTGGCGAGATTTATGGCGGCTCACTGGGCGACCGATGCGGTGCATATTGTTCCGGTTTTCGGAGAAAGAGGCGCACTGCTGGAACATTCGATATTCTGCATTTTTTATAACTGGCCTCTGACGATTCGCAGGCGGATGCGGGCCAGGGCGGCGATGCGGGAAAAATTAAGCCTGCAATATCTGCATATTATGCCGATAGCGGCGGCGGCTTCGATAATATTGAAATTTTTTGTAAAGTGGCATTTTACCACGGCTGTCATTTTGATTTTCCTTATTAGCGGCTCTCTTACGACGATTTTCTGCGGCAGGGCGACGCTTTTGAAAAGATTCCTGGCCTCGGCCGGAACCGGCTTTTTGGCGGCGGTTTTTTATACGATTTTCAACGTCTTCTTTAAAAAAACAAGTGCCGGTTCCGCGTCTCATATCATAATTCCGGCACTGTGGCATTGCTTTGGTTTTACACTAACGGCGGTAATTGGAGCGATTTTAACTGAAATATCCCTGCCTGACGTCGAAAAACGCAATATTGATTAACGGCTTTGCGGATTTTATTTCTTGTTTTTGATATTATTTTATGAGAAAATAGGGCCTTAATGATTAATGGAGCGAGTCCCGTTAGAAAATTGCCGGCTGATAGTAAATCGCATTTTTTTCTAACAGGATTTGCTGATAATTGCTTTTTTTCTAACAGGACGAGGCTTTATGTCGATTAGTTACAATTCGTTTTGTGACGATTTTTACGTTGATATGTATATAAATACAAGGTTCGACCTGCCTTCGGACAGGGATATCCTTCTTGCATTCTTCGAGAGAATCAAAAAACAATTTCCCACGATGACGACTCTCGGCAGGGACGGGACCGAATTTTGTCTCGATGAGGACCCAGGTTCGGGTCAGAACCGCTGGGCCAGCGTCGATGTCGACCGTCTCGGCGCAGGCTGTGTCAATCCGGCATCTTTCCAGCAGGCATTCGAACTGCCGAAATTTGTACTTGAGCTTGTTCCTTATATGCTTGGGATTCGCAGCCTTGATATCGAGTCGCTGGATTTGACTTTCGGAATGGATTTCGATTATGCGGGCAATCACAATGATATAATTGCCGAGGCGCTTTTCGGAGGCTCGGCTTTTTCACGGATTTTCGATGTCCCCGGCGCAGGTCCGCTGAACCTTTCGCCTTCGGTCATACTTGCTCTTGATAATGATTGTTCGACCAGGGCAAGGCTTGCCATCGAAGCCAGAACCGAAGAGAGCGAGATACGAAGCGGAAAATTCGACGCCGACAAGCCAATAAGTTTTTATTTGACCGTCAGGCAGTATCCGCAATCCGGAAAGGATTTTGAAATGATTCCTGTTTTTAACAGGCTCTGCGGACTGGCGGTTGAGTTTATGGACGAAAAGGTTGTGCCGAATATTGTTATGCCGCTTACCAATGCGATAGCGCACAGGAGATAAAAGGATTATAATTTTAAGGGATTTTCCGGAGGTTAAAAATGGCTGTTGTTGCCACATTGAGTAAGTATAAAAAAACAAATTATAAAATCTGGATTCTTATTCTGGCTGTAGCGGGTGTGTGGTTTGCCTATGATGGTTTCCGCAACGAGAAATTTATAAAGAAACATACCACCAACGGGAAACGCGACTCGACGCTTGTTTTTCACAGGAAGTCTCCGCCTTATCTTCTGGCGGCCGCGGCGGCAGTGGCAATTTATGCTTTTATGATAAACGGTAAAAAAATTATTGCCGATGAACAGCAGCTTATCCTCAGTGAAAAGGAAAAAATACCGTATAGTTCCATTGAGAGCATTAACAAAACAAATTATGATTCAAAAGGTTATTTTGTCATTGCCTATAAGGACGATGCGGGCAAAACTCTGCAAAAGAAGATAGATAACCGGGATTTTGATAATCTTGACGCAGTTCTCGAACTGCTTGTATCTAAAATCACCGGCTGAAAAGCCGTCATTGTCGTTTTTTAACAATTTTTTATGCCGTAATGGTGGTTTTGTGACTCTGTTCGGCCTGTATTTTGTGAGGCAAATTTATGAATATCTGCGTTGTTGGTCTGCAGTGGGGCGATGAGGGTAAGGGCAAGGTTGTCGATATCCTTGCCGAGAAGAACGATATTGTCGTCCGCTACGGCGGCGGTGCAAACGCCGGCCATACGGTCGTTATCGGCGACAAGAAATTTGCCCTGCATCTTCTGCCCAGCGGCGCTATCAGACCCAATACCGCATGCGTCATCGCAAACGGCGTTGTCGTCGACCCGGAAGTTTTGCTCGGGGAAATCGATTCGCTTTCGGAAAGAGGCATAACTCTCGACGGAAGACTGCTTATCAGTGAAAACGCCCACGTCGTTCTCGATTATCATAAGGCCGAAGACAGATACAGAGAAGAGTCGCTTGGTAAAAATAAAATCGGAACTACTGTCCGCGGCATCGGGCCGTGCTATTCAGACAAGGTCGGCAGAAGTTACGCCGTCAGGATGGCGGATTTACTCAATATCGAAACGTTAAAGGGCAAACTTGAAAATATAGTTAATTACAAAAATAAGATTTTCGCTGCGCTTTACAACGCTCCTCCGATGAATGCGGCAGAGATTTATGAAAAATGCAAAATATATTCACAGAAATTGTCGAAATTTGTCTGCGATACCACAGCGTATCTGCACGAACAGATTGAATCGGGCAGAAATATTCTTTTCGAAGGCGCTCAGGGCGCATTGCTCGACCTTGACCACGGCACGTTTCCGTTCGTTACAAGTTCCAACGCCAGTTCGCTCGGCGTAGGGCCCGGCTGCGGTGTGCCTGTTCAGATGATTAATGATTTTATAGGCGTAGTCAAGGCATATACTACCCGTGTGGGAGCAGGGCCTTTCCCTTCGGAGCTTGATAACGAAATCGGCCAATACATTCGCGACAAGGGTCACGAATACGGTACGACGACTGGCAGACCGCGGCGCTGCGGCTGGTTCGACGCTATGGTTGTCAAATACGCCGCGAAAATCGGCGGCATAAATGAAATCGCTATGATGCATCTCGATACGCTCGCCGGTCTTGACGAAGTTAAAATATGCACAGGTTATACCATCGATGGCAAAGAAGTGAAAATGTTCCCGTCGAATATCGACAGGCTCGCGAAAGTTAAATGCGTTTATAAAACCCTGAAAGGCTTTGGCCAGGATTTAACCGAGGTCGACAGCTTCGAAAAACTTCCTGCCGAGGCGAAACAATACGTCAAAGCGGTCGAGGACGCCGTCGGTCTTCCTGTTACAATCATCGGCGTCGGCCCGTCAAGAAAACAGACAATTTTCAGGAAGTAACAATGTTAAAGACACGGATTTACACGGATATTTTTAGACACGGATTCCGCAGCGGCGGAACACGGATTAACACTGTTTATAAAAAAAATATCTCTGTGTTCTCTGTGGCTAAAAATAATATTTCCTCTGTGGCAAACCTTAATTTTGTTAGAGGTAAATAGTGTCGAAGGAAATACCGGATTTAAAGGCAAATCGTATCGCGACAGCCAAACGACTCGGTATCGAGCCTGAAAAGATTCCGCGTCACGTCGCGATTATAATGGACGGCAACGGCAGATGGGCGACTAATCGGCACCTGCCTCGTTTCCAGGGTCATCGGCAGGGCGCAAGAACGGTGGAGAAAATTGTCGATTACTGCGTCGATGTGGGGCTGGATTGTCTGACGCTTTATTCGTTCAGTATGCAGAACTGGAAACGGCCTAAATTGGAAATTGCTTTCCTGATGCAGCTTTATACCCGTTATTTTATCGGGATAAGAAAAACTCTCAAAGAGCACAATGTAAAGTTGATACACCTTGGCAGGACCGAAAAACTGCCTCCCAAACTTGTCAGGGAAATGCATAAAACGATTGAAATTTCCTCGGAATATACCGGGATGACTCTCGGGATAGCCCTCAATTACGGCAGCAGAGAGGAGATTATCGACGCGGCGAAGAAAATTTCACTCGATTGTGTCAATGGCAAATTAAAACCTGAACAGATTGACGAACAGGTTGTAACTAATAGTCTTTATACGGCCGGTTTGCCGGACCCGGATTTGCTGATAAGAACCTCAGATGAAAAGAGAATCAGCAATTTTCTTTTGTGGCAGCTTTCGTATGCCGAGTTTTATATTACTGATACTCTCTGGCCCGATTTCACTCCTGCCGATGTTGACAAGGCGATAATGGAATTTTCAAAACGTGCAAGACGTATGGGCGATATCAAGCCGTCTTTAGTATAAATTTTTACCGAACAATTTATGAGGTTGCGTTAGACGGTTGCGGTCCTTACAGGATTAAAATTGCGATGCTGGTTGAAAAAGAAGTAAGGAAATAAAGATTTAAGGAAGTAAGGAATTTGCATTTCTATTAATATTTTTTCCTTACTTCTTTGTTTCTTTACATCCTTACTTCTAATAACTATGACCGGGAATAAACTATGCTTAAATATAGATTGATATTCGGAACACTAATGACGATTTGTTTTATCGGTCTTGTGCTTTTCGATGGTTTTTTAGACGGCAGTTTAAGTTCTCAAAAACCCGATGCGGCCGTGCAGGCGACACTTCTTGTGATTATGTTAATTCTCGTAGCGATTCCGGCGAACATCGAACTGGCCAAACTCATAAGCGCAGGCGGGGCGAAAATTTTTCTGCCTGTTACGATTACTTCGAGCGTTTTGCTTTCAACTGGATGGTACATTTCACAATTCTTCGCGGACAAAAATCAGTTCGCGGCCGTTTTCTTTATTTCGGTTTTCGCGTTGAGCACCCTGGCGATTTTTTTATGGCAGGGATTGAAATACGCCTCTGTCGGGGCCTTTGCAAACTGCGGGGCAAATCTGCTTTCGATAGCATATCTGGGAGCATTGGCAGGTTTCTTTATTAAGATAAGAATTGATTTTGGCCCCATTATATTTTTGATGTTTATTTTTGTTGTAAAATTTGCCGACATAGGGGCTTATACGGCAGGCAGGCTTTTCGGAAAGCACAAATTTTCGCCTGTCATAAGCCCGAAAAAGACCTGGGAGGGTATGGCGGGAGGATCGCTTTTTTCTGCAGTTGCGGCCTCGATAATTGCAAAAGTTTTTGATATAATGCCGCTCTGGCAGGCGGTGATTTTCGGAGTCTGTTTCGCTTTTCTCGGCCAGCTTGGCGATTTGGCAGAATCGATGCTCAAACGTGCGGCCGAGCAGAAGGATTCTGCCGGTACGGTCCCCGGTTTTGGCGGGGTTCTCGATATAATTGATTCGCCGCTGGGCACCGCGGTTTTAGCTTATTTGTTTTTTCTGTTTGTGATTTAATAATTTCTATATTGTCATTTTGAGCGAAATCGAAGGATTCACGGATTTCTCCGCTTCATCCCGATTGCATCGGGATTCCGGTCGAAATGACAAAAAGTTAAGGTGGCAATTGGAAACTACTATTCAACTGCATTCAAAAAAAAGGCTCGAATTATTCGGCCCTGCCGATGAGCATCTGCGGATGGTTCGCGCACGCTGCGGAGTGCATATAGCCGCAAGGGAAGATTCGGTTATCATATCCGGTCCGGACGAAGCCGTTGAAAAAGCTTCGCAGGTTGTCGAGCTGATGCAGAAGCATTTGGCACGATTCGGCAGGCTCAACGCCAATGACGTAATCGGCCTGATGAGCAAAGTCGAACTTACGGTTGAGCCGGACGAAGGTTTT contains:
- a CDS encoding adenylosuccinate synthase, with the translated sequence MNICVVGLQWGDEGKGKVVDILAEKNDIVVRYGGGANAGHTVVIGDKKFALHLLPSGAIRPNTACVIANGVVVDPEVLLGEIDSLSERGITLDGRLLISENAHVVLDYHKAEDRYREESLGKNKIGTTVRGIGPCYSDKVGRSYAVRMADLLNIETLKGKLENIVNYKNKIFAALYNAPPMNAAEIYEKCKIYSQKLSKFVCDTTAYLHEQIESGRNILFEGAQGALLDLDHGTFPFVTSSNASSLGVGPGCGVPVQMINDFIGVVKAYTTRVGAGPFPSELDNEIGQYIRDKGHEYGTTTGRPRRCGWFDAMVVKYAAKIGGINEIAMMHLDTLAGLDEVKICTGYTIDGKEVKMFPSNIDRLAKVKCVYKTLKGFGQDLTEVDSFEKLPAEAKQYVKAVEDAVGLPVTIIGVGPSRKQTIFRK
- a CDS encoding HIT domain-containing protein — translated: MERNNLWAPWRIGYIQGLSEKHDCFICHNVKHPQQDGENFVLWRTSNSLVMLNKFPYNNGHLLLAPVRHIAGLDELNDGELPEITKLIVASQKVLTAAIKPHGFNVGMNFGRCAGAGLPGHLHIHIVPRWDGDTNFMDTCAGTDVISQGMKDLYKQLKNASGENNLPGF
- a CDS encoding phosphatidate cytidylyltransferase, with product MLKYRLIFGTLMTICFIGLVLFDGFLDGSLSSQKPDAAVQATLLVIMLILVAIPANIELAKLISAGGAKIFLPVTITSSVLLSTGWYISQFFADKNQFAAVFFISVFALSTLAIFLWQGLKYASVGAFANCGANLLSIAYLGALAGFFIKIRIDFGPIIFLMFIFVVKFADIGAYTAGRLFGKHKFSPVISPKKTWEGMAGGSLFSAVAASIIAKVFDIMPLWQAVIFGVCFAFLGQLGDLAESMLKRAAEQKDSAGTVPGFGGVLDIIDSPLGTAVLAYLFFLFVI
- a CDS encoding isoprenyl transferase, which gives rise to MSKEIPDLKANRIATAKRLGIEPEKIPRHVAIIMDGNGRWATNRHLPRFQGHRQGARTVEKIVDYCVDVGLDCLTLYSFSMQNWKRPKLEIAFLMQLYTRYFIGIRKTLKEHNVKLIHLGRTEKLPPKLVREMHKTIEISSEYTGMTLGIALNYGSREEIIDAAKKISLDCVNGKLKPEQIDEQVVTNSLYTAGLPDPDLLIRTSDEKRISNFLLWQLSYAEFYITDTLWPDFTPADVDKAIMEFSKRARRMGDIKPSLV
- a CDS encoding phosphatidylglycerophosphatase A, producing the protein MSVKKLILSCFGVGFIPFAPGTMASLLTLAVFLVVHYFLPIDIVSIIFLFVVIIASSVLCLLFAGQAEKLEDKKDPGWIVIDEVAGQSVALLTAAVTNRRVLTVAIAAFVLFRIFDILKPPPIREIQQLDGGLGVLIDDLVAGVMAGTILCILSFLFTFIQ
- a CDS encoding DUF6263 family protein, encoding MKVEKLCAVICISLAIVIGGCVPTAQMKLSLAPQSETVYKVTMETSKDYSFVQPSINKTKERHTVGKVEMVFAQKIESVDGQGSAIADISVKQLKYLSQNPEGKSVEFDSENEQGKADPLAKLVGVSYKIKITPKGSVEVVDVAAARGILKSGSAGKVAERLFSDEEIARRHQVMALFDAKGPCKKGDKWSSLAASPGGMLKPKTFEKIYTVTDVKQQNKQTTAVVTMNAVPSSKRSEELAGKEPAMGFFANMFDEKDEYTGKMVVNLTTGVISSYQETLKAQWLAAESPDDQKSDKGPDQLTMGFTSIYSIEKVD
- the dgt gene encoding dNTP triphosphohydrolase, with the translated sequence MSEFIQLYAVTETNSKGRRFKEPAHAYRMPFERDRDRIIHTSAFRRLEGKTQVFMPQTNDQYRTRLTHSIEVSQIGRTIAKSLGLNEALTEAICLAHDLGHSPFGHSGEAALNEIMKDFGGFEHNAQTLRIVDVLERPYPDFVGLNLMYETRLGLAKHRTFYDKPQGNGFTEKNCSLEGQIADLSDRIAYNCHDLEDGLRSNLLNYKMIMDINLCAQAAERCEAEKISETVIRNTRIAKTIIDMLVGDCIETSRGAIMSVHLENLQQVLDRGENFITLSGDAEKGLVELEKFLHSNMYENPAVKSVSGQAAGWLAKIFNKFKNDPRQLPRFYQNLAGEFGLERAICDYVAGMTDWYCLEIIK